One stretch of Oncorhynchus tshawytscha isolate Ot180627B linkage group LG21, Otsh_v2.0, whole genome shotgun sequence DNA includes these proteins:
- the chic1 gene encoding cysteine-rich hydrophobic domain-containing protein 1, which produces MSVLLPNMADFDTIYELDEEDERVVSEEHLVKYCPEPVIMRGAGHITVFGLSNKFDTEFPSVLTGKVAPEEFKTSISRVNACLKKNLPVNVKWLLCGCLCCCCTVGFSLWPVICLNKRARRSIQKLLEWENNRLYHKLGLHWKLSKRKCESSNMMEYVILIEFLPKYPIFRPD; this is translated from the exons ATGAGCGTCTTACTACCCAACATGGCGGATTTTGATACCATCTATGAGTTAGACGAGGAAGATGAACGTGTAGTGAGTGAAGAACATCTTGTTAAATATTGCCCAGAACCTGTGATTATGCGAGGGGCCGGGCACATCACCGT GTTTGGCTTGAGCAACAAATTTGACACAGAGTTTCCCTCAGTACTCACAGGAAAG GTGGCTCCAGAGGAGTTTAAAACCAGCATCAGCAGAGTGAACGCTTGCTTGAAGAAGAACTTGCCTGTCAATGTGAAGTGGCTTCTTTGCGGCTGCCTGTGCTGTTGCTGTACAGTGGGCTTCAGTCTGTGGCCCGTTATATGCCTCAACAAGAGA GCGAGAAGATCTATTCAGAAGTTGTTAGAATGGGAAAACAACCGGTTATATCACAAG CTGGGCCTGCACTGGAAACTCAGCAAAAGGAAATGTgaaagcagcaatatgatggaatAT GTAATTCTTATAGAATTCTTACCCAAATATCCTATATTCCGACCGGACTGA
- the lnx2b gene encoding ligand of Numb protein X 2b isoform X1, producing MTEPMVPSSSSSAGLTWAKMCKECGQQHEGGQENHLFEYQDEVDDELVCHICLQPLLQPMDTPCGHTYCFQCLSSFLKEQDFCPVDRQQLQLYHCRPSSLLVRNLLDKLTVLCPHQAECQQQMQRCELQPHLHNRCPVFRRLREEAERRKRPPWNELKGNRGEGESGADTKHTRTATRDTQPEPGLINLAFEESEDETSMRSSLVAEANVVEMIREEQELGLRIVGGKDTPLGNIVIQEIIRDSLAARDGRLAPGDHILEVNDVSLASIPHGRAISVLRRPCPLLRLIVMQEKGFNPRQPQHPGLEYHTPSSTIMATASPPSHSPHGTAHNQGTVIQVTLVKRDRSEPLGIKLIRKSDETGVFILDLLAGGLAAKDGKLCNNDKVMAINGQDLRHGTPENAAQIIQASEVRVNFVVMRQPEAQEEGGSGGEGLGRVARRAPEPQYFRRPSTYMKDPPGGFCSQEKMVSLKKEPRLSLGITIAGGRDCRSRLPVYITSVQPVGCLHRDGTIKKGDVLLSINGVDLTQLTYNEAVAVLKAQTAQAQVVLRVIQTISEDPEDEGEAVKEAMESVENPREDDVNWAPLWTRWLGLPSHMHWCRDIVLLKTNQESWGFSIVGGFEESHGQQPFFIKTIVPGTPAYLDGRLKCGDEIVAVNGATTVGMNNSSLIPMLKLQKNKVTLTVVSWPGSLV from the exons ATGACGGAGCCTATGGtccccagtagcagcagcagtgctGGCCTAACATGGGCAAAGATGTGCAAGGAGTGTGGCCAGCAGCACGAGGGAGGCCAGGAGAACCACCTGTTTGAGTACCAGGATGAGGTAGATGACGAGCTGGTGTGCCACATCTGTCTGCAGCCCCTGCTGCAGCCCATGGACACGCCGTGCGGACACACCTACTGCTTCCAGTGCCTCAGCAGCTTCCTGAAGGAGCAGGACTTTTGTCCCGTGGACCGCCAGCAGCTGCAGCTGTACCATTGCCGGCCCTCCAGCCTGCTGGTCAGGAACCTGCTGGACAAGCTGACCGTGCTCTGTCCACACCAAGCTGAGTGCCAGCAGCAGATGCAGCGCTGTGAGCTGCAGCCCCACTTGCACAACAG aTGTCCTGTTTTCAGAAGGCtgagggaggaggcagagaggaggaagagacccCCCTGGAATGAGCTAAAGGGGAAcaggggggagggggagtcagGCGCTGATACCAAACATACCCGTACCGCCACCCGGGACACCCAGCCCGAGCCTGGCCTCATCAACCTTGCCTTCGAAGAGAGCGAGGACG AGACCTCCATGCGGTCCAGCCTGGTGGCCGAGGCCAACGTGGTGGAGATGATTCGGGAGGAGCAGGAGTTGGGCCTGCGTATTGTGGGAGGAAAGGACACGCCCCTGGGCAACATAGTCATCCAGGAGATCATCCGTGACTCACTGGCCGCCCGCGATGGCAGGCTGGCCCCGGGGGATCACATTCTGGAG GTGAATGACGTCAGCCTGGCGTCTATCCCACACGGCCGGGCCATCTCCGTGCTGCGGCGGCCATGCCCTCTGCTCAGACTCATCGTCATGCAGGAGAAGGGCTTCAACCCCCGTCAACCGCAACACCCTGGCCTCGAGTaccacactccctcctccacCATCATGGCCAccgcctcccctccctctcacagtCCCCACGGCACCGCCCACAACCAGGGTACGGTGATCCAGGTGACGCTGGTAAAGAGGGATCGCTCGGAGCCGCTGGGCATCAAGCTGATCCGCAAGTCGGACGAGACGGGGGTCTTCATTTTGGACCTGTTGGCAGGGGGGCTGGCGGCCAAGGACGGGAAATTATGCAACAATGACAAGGTGATGGCCATCAATGGGCAGGACCTGAGACACGGCACCCCAGAGAACGCAGCACAGATCATACAG gccAGTGAGGTGCGGGTGAACTTTGTGGTGATGAGGCAGCCGGAGGcccaggaggaggggggcagtgggggagaggggctgggcCGAGTGGCTAGGAGGGCTCCAGAACCCCAGTACTTCAGACGCCCCTCCACCTACATGAAG GATCCACCAGGGGGCTTCTGCAGTCAGGAGAAGATGGTGAGTCTGAAGAAGGAGCCAAGACTCTCCCTGGGCATCACCATCGCTGGGGGGAGGGACTGCCGCAGCCGACTGCCCGTCTACATCACCAGTGTCCAGCCTGTCGGCTGCCTGCACCGAGACGGCACTATCAAAAAAG GGGATGTCTTGCTGAGCATCAACGGCGTGGATCTGACCCAGCTGACTTACAATGAGGCGGTGGCGGTGCTGAAGGCCCAGACGGCTCAGGCCCAGGTGGTCCTCAGGGTCATCCAGACCATCTCAGAAGACCCAGAGGATGAGGGGGAGGCCGTCAAGGAGGCCATGGAGTCTGTGGAAAATCCAAGGGAGGATGACGTCAACTGGGCCCCGTTGTGGACCCGCTGGCTGGGGCTTCCCAG TCACATGCACTGGTGCCGTGACATTGTGTTGCTGAAGACCAATCAGGAGAGCTGGGGCTTCAGCATTGTGGGCGGCTTCGAGGAGAGTCACGGACAGCAGCCGTTCTTCATCAAGACCATCGTGCCTGGTACACCCGCCTACCTCGACGGACGCCTCAA GTGTGGTGATGAGATTGTAGCTGTGAACGGAGCTACCACGGTGGGCATGAACAACTCGTCCCTCATCCCCATGCTCAAGCTGCAGAAGAATAAAGTCACACTGACTGTAGTGTCCTGGCCGGGGAGCCTGGTGTAG
- the lnx2b gene encoding ligand of Numb protein X 2b isoform X2, with protein MTEPMVPSSSSSAGLTWAKMCKECGQQHEGGQENHLFEYQDEVDDELVCHICLQPLLQPMDTPCGHTYCFQCLSSFLKEQDFCPVDRQQLQLYHCRPSSLLVRNLLDKLTVLCPHQAECQQQMQRCELQPHLHNRCPVFRRLREEAERRKRPPWNELKGNRGEGESGADTKHTRTATRDTQPEPGLINLAFEESEDETSMRSSLVAEANVVEMIREEQELGLRIVGGKDTPLGNIVIQEIIRDSLAARDGRLAPGDHILEVNDVSLASIPHGRAISVLRRPCPLLRLIVMQEKGFNPRQPQHPGLEYHTPSSTIMATASPPSHSPHGTAHNQGTVIQVTLVKRDRSEPLGIKLIRKSDETGVFILDLLAGGLAAKDGKLCNNDKVMAINGQDLRHGTPENAAQIIQASEVRVNFVVMRQPEAQEEGGSGGEGLGRVARRAPEPQYFRRPSTYMKDPPGGFCSQEKMVSLKKEPRLSLGITIAGGRDCRSRLPVYITSVQPVGCLHRDGTIKKGDVLLSINGVDLTQLTYNEAVAVLKAQTAQAQVVLRVIQTISEDPEDEGEAVKEAMESVENPREDDVNWAPLWTRWLGLPRWPFKTRRS; from the exons ATGACGGAGCCTATGGtccccagtagcagcagcagtgctGGCCTAACATGGGCAAAGATGTGCAAGGAGTGTGGCCAGCAGCACGAGGGAGGCCAGGAGAACCACCTGTTTGAGTACCAGGATGAGGTAGATGACGAGCTGGTGTGCCACATCTGTCTGCAGCCCCTGCTGCAGCCCATGGACACGCCGTGCGGACACACCTACTGCTTCCAGTGCCTCAGCAGCTTCCTGAAGGAGCAGGACTTTTGTCCCGTGGACCGCCAGCAGCTGCAGCTGTACCATTGCCGGCCCTCCAGCCTGCTGGTCAGGAACCTGCTGGACAAGCTGACCGTGCTCTGTCCACACCAAGCTGAGTGCCAGCAGCAGATGCAGCGCTGTGAGCTGCAGCCCCACTTGCACAACAG aTGTCCTGTTTTCAGAAGGCtgagggaggaggcagagaggaggaagagacccCCCTGGAATGAGCTAAAGGGGAAcaggggggagggggagtcagGCGCTGATACCAAACATACCCGTACCGCCACCCGGGACACCCAGCCCGAGCCTGGCCTCATCAACCTTGCCTTCGAAGAGAGCGAGGACG AGACCTCCATGCGGTCCAGCCTGGTGGCCGAGGCCAACGTGGTGGAGATGATTCGGGAGGAGCAGGAGTTGGGCCTGCGTATTGTGGGAGGAAAGGACACGCCCCTGGGCAACATAGTCATCCAGGAGATCATCCGTGACTCACTGGCCGCCCGCGATGGCAGGCTGGCCCCGGGGGATCACATTCTGGAG GTGAATGACGTCAGCCTGGCGTCTATCCCACACGGCCGGGCCATCTCCGTGCTGCGGCGGCCATGCCCTCTGCTCAGACTCATCGTCATGCAGGAGAAGGGCTTCAACCCCCGTCAACCGCAACACCCTGGCCTCGAGTaccacactccctcctccacCATCATGGCCAccgcctcccctccctctcacagtCCCCACGGCACCGCCCACAACCAGGGTACGGTGATCCAGGTGACGCTGGTAAAGAGGGATCGCTCGGAGCCGCTGGGCATCAAGCTGATCCGCAAGTCGGACGAGACGGGGGTCTTCATTTTGGACCTGTTGGCAGGGGGGCTGGCGGCCAAGGACGGGAAATTATGCAACAATGACAAGGTGATGGCCATCAATGGGCAGGACCTGAGACACGGCACCCCAGAGAACGCAGCACAGATCATACAG gccAGTGAGGTGCGGGTGAACTTTGTGGTGATGAGGCAGCCGGAGGcccaggaggaggggggcagtgggggagaggggctgggcCGAGTGGCTAGGAGGGCTCCAGAACCCCAGTACTTCAGACGCCCCTCCACCTACATGAAG GATCCACCAGGGGGCTTCTGCAGTCAGGAGAAGATGGTGAGTCTGAAGAAGGAGCCAAGACTCTCCCTGGGCATCACCATCGCTGGGGGGAGGGACTGCCGCAGCCGACTGCCCGTCTACATCACCAGTGTCCAGCCTGTCGGCTGCCTGCACCGAGACGGCACTATCAAAAAAG GGGATGTCTTGCTGAGCATCAACGGCGTGGATCTGACCCAGCTGACTTACAATGAGGCGGTGGCGGTGCTGAAGGCCCAGACGGCTCAGGCCCAGGTGGTCCTCAGGGTCATCCAGACCATCTCAGAAGACCCAGAGGATGAGGGGGAGGCCGTCAAGGAGGCCATGGAGTCTGTGGAAAATCCAAGGGAGGATGACGTCAACTGGGCCCCGTTGTGGACCCGCTGGCTGGGGCTTCCCAG GTGGCCATTTAAAACACGAAGGTCTTAA